Genomic segment of Gloeocapsa sp. PCC 7428:
AATGAACCTCATTTTCAGGGACACTTTCCAGGACGACCAATTATGCCAGGCGTTCTGATTGTCGAAGCAATGGCGCAAGTCGGCGGCGTTGTGCTGACGCAACTCCCCGAAGTCGAAGGCGGCTTGTTTATGTTTGCAGGAATTGACAAAGTGCGATTCCGCCGTCAAGTCGTTCCTGGCGACCAACTCGTGATGAGCGCGGAACTGTTGTGCGTCAAGCGGCGTCGTTTCGGTAAGATGCAAGCTCGTGCTGAAGTAGACGGTCAACTGGCTGCTGAAGGCGAATTGATGTTTTCCTTGGTGGATTAAAGGAGGCTAGCGGAAAAAGGTAGTGGCTACTTATTCATATCCCTAGCCCCTAACCCCTGAACCCTAGTTCCTTTCGGAGACGCACTCTTGAAAACACTGATTCATCCCACTGCTGTAATTCATCCTGGTGCAGATCTGCACCCTTCGGTGCAAGTTGGTCCCTACGCGGTTATTGGCGAGCACGTTAAAGTTGGTTCAGACACAATCATCGGCGCGCACGTTGTCTTGGATGGCTCTACCGAAATCGGTGTAGGCAACCATATTTTTCCAGGCGCGGCGATTGGCTTAGAACCGCAGGATCTCAAGTACAAAGGTGCGGTTTCGTATGTCAAAATCGGTGACAACAACCGCATCCGCGAGTATGTAACGATTAACCGCGCCACGGGTGCGGGCGAAGCTACACTGATTGGTAATAATAATTTACTCATGGCGTATGCTCATGTGGCGCACAATTGTGTTATAGGTGATTCGGTAGTGATTGCGAATGCCGTCGCGATGGCAGGTCACGTTCACATTGAATCGCGCGCCACGATTGGTGGAGTTCTGGGAATTCATCAATTTGTTCATATCGGGAAGTTGGCGATGGTGGGCGGTATGAGCCGCATTGACCGCGATGTGCCGCCTTATATGTTAGTCGAAGGCAATCCCGCTAAAGTGCGATCGCTCAATCTCATCGGGCTAAAGCGGGCGGGTATTAGCGAACTCGACGATGGAAAAGTCTTTCAAACGCTCAAGAAAGCTTTCCGCACGTTATATCGCTCTGGTTTAACGCTCAATCAAGCTTTAGAAAAATTAGACTTGTTGCAAGACAACGAACACCTGCAACACCTGCGGCAATTTTTGCAACTTTCACAAATGTCAGGACGTCGAGGCTTGATTCCTGGTCGCATGGATACAAGGAGCGATGAATGAGAAGTCAGGAAAAGCGACGAGTATTCATCAGTACAGGAGAAGTTGCAGGAGATTTACAAGGTGCGTTGTTAATTGCAGCATTACAGCGTCAAGCGGCACGTTTAGGCTGGGAACTTGAGATCGTCGCGCTGGGTGGCGAGAAAATGGCGGCGGCGGGAGCAACAGTACTCGGAGATACAAGCAGTATTGGTTCAGTAGGAATTTTTGAGTCACTACCGTTTGTGTTACCGACGCTACAGCTACAAAAACGCGCGATCGCTAATCTCAAGCAACATCCCCCCGATTTGGTTGTGTTGATTGACTACGCGCAACCGAATTTAAATATCGGTAGCTATCTCCACCGCGAACTACCAAATGTGCCAATTGTCTACTATATCGCGCCGCAGGTGTGGGTTTGGGCAATGAATTCGCGCAACACCGAGCAAATTGTCAGAATTACGGATAAGGTTTTAGCAATTTTTCCTGAAGAAGCGCGGTATTTTGAACAACATGGTGGCAAAGTCGTTTGGGTAGGTCATCCTTTAGTCGATCGGATGCAATCCGCCCCTAGTCGCGATGCAGCGCGTGCAGCGTTAGGAATTCCTGCCGAACAAACCGCGATCGCCCTCTTACCCGCTTCGCGCCGCCAAGAAATTAAATATCTCTTACCCGTGATGTTGCAAGCGGCGAAAACGCTGCAAGACAAATTGCCGCAAGTGCATTTTTGGATTCCTTTATCGTTAGAAATTTATCGCCAACCCATCGAAGAAGCGATCGCGCGTTACGGCTTGCAAGCTACGGTGCGATCGAGTCAAACTTTAGAAATCTTAGCAGCAGCAGACTTAGCGATTACGAAATCAGGAACTGTTAACCTGGAAATTGCGCTACTGGATGTACCGCAGGTTGTGATTTATCGCGTCAGTCCCATTACGGCGTGGATTGCGCGGCATATTCTCAAGTTTTCGATTCCCTTTATGTCACCGCCAAACTTGGTGGAAATGAAACCGATTGTGCCAGAATTACCGCAAGAGCAAGCAACGCCCGAAAATATTGTCCAAAATGCTTTAGATATGTTGCTTAACCCTAGCCGTCGTCAACAAATTTTGGCAAACTATCAACAAATGCGACGCGCTTTAGGTGAAGTTGGAGTCTGCGATCGCGCTGCCCAAGAAATTCTCCAGATGTTACTAAAATGAAACAGGTAAAAAGGTAATGGGTAATAGCTATCGAGTCAACATCCTATCCCTAGTTACCGATGTCAGCAATCGCTCAACAATTACTCGCCACGAAAACTCGTCCGGTTGCCGTCGATTTGTTCGCGGGCGCGGGGGGATTTTCTTTAGGGATTGAACAAGCTGGGTTTGATGTATTAGTGGCGGTAGAACACGATCCGATTCATGCGTGTACGTACTCGTTTAACTTTCCGCTGACGCAGGTTTTAGCCGCAGATGTGCGAAAGATGAGCGGTGATGTTATTCGAGAAGCTGCAACTTGTGCGTATCGATCGCATTACCCGCAAGCAATTTCTAGTTGGGATGGGCGCATCGATTTGGTTTTTGGCGGTCCGCCGTGTCAGGGTTTCTCGATCATGGGTAAGCGATCGCTTGATGATGAACGCAATAATCTGGTATTTCACTTTTATCGCTTGGTGACAGAATTAAGCCCTAGCTATTTTGTGATGGAGAATGTCCCAGGAATGGCGATCGGGCAATATAAACTGTGGTGCGCGCAACTCAAAACGCAGTTTGAACAAGCCGGATACCAAGTCGAAGTGCAAATTCTCAATGCCGCAGATTTTGGTGTTCCGCAACGCCGACGACGATTGTTTTTTCTGGGTTCTCAGCAGGGAGTGACACCCGTAAGTTTACCCAAACCATACAGTACATTAATTACCGTCAAAGATGCGATCGCCGATCTTCCTGACGTTGAAGAATTTCCCGAATTGTTGTTTACCGACGAAGTGTTGTTAAGCGATCGCCACCTGCTGGAATTACAACAAAAAGCTAGCGATTACACTAAGTTGCTGCGCGGTGAAATATCATCAACCGACTTTTCCTATCGTCGAGCGTGGAATCCGCAGTTATTAACAAGTTCGATGCGGACGCAGCATACGGCAAATAGTATCGCACGCTTCGCCTCCATGTTGCCGAATCAACGCGAACCGATTAGCCATTTACGCCGTTTAGATCTCAACGGATTAAGTCATACTTTACGCGCGGGTACAGGTGCAGAACGCGGTAGTTATACTTCTCCACGTCCGATTCATCCAACGCGATCGCGGGTGATTTCGGTGCGCGAAGCTGCACGGTTGCACTCTTTTCCTGACTGGTTTCGCTTTCATCAAACGAAATGGCACGGTTTTCGGCAAGTCGGTAATGCAGTACCGCCACTTTTAGCACAAGCGATCGGACGTCAAGCGATCGCCGCTTTAGAAATGAACCCTTCAATTCCAGCGGTGTTGTTAAATCTGGGTAGCACGCAGTTACTGCGATTTAGAAGTACAGAGGCGACATCGTACTGGAACTTGGGCTGCGAATAGCACTATCCAAACTCTTTTGAACGTACAGAGAATGTTAAAACGGTTTCATCAACGCCTTTGAGTTCTAGGGGGCTATATTTAATAATCTCATCGTCATCTAGATAATCGGCGACAGCAGCAGAAACTAAAATTTGCCCTGGTGCAGCAGCTTGTTGCAACCGCGCCGCAATATTGACACTCGGACCAATTGCCGTGTAATCAGCGCGTTCCGCACTCCCAAACATTCCGACAACTGCTGTACCTTGGTGAATCCCGCAGCGAAACTGAATGAGGTGACTTTGGTTTTTCCCTAAGATTCCTTGATCGTGCCAGCGTTGGTTGAGTCGAGTTAAAGCGTGATGCATCGCGCGGGCGGTGGCGATCGCGCGGCGGACTTGTTCATTGGGCATCATGTCTTCGGGCGCACCAAAGATGGCTAAAAGTGCGTCGCCCATAAATTTATCCACGGTTCCACCGTTATCAAATACGGCGCGGATCATCGTTTCTAAGTATTCGTTTAATAACTC
This window contains:
- the fabZ gene encoding 3-hydroxyacyl-ACP dehydratase FabZ: MSTLTPINSSESPTPVADKHQSPNGATATGKTIFTVEDIQKLLPHRYPFALVDRIIEYVPGERAVGIKNVTFNEPHFQGHFPGRPIMPGVLIVEAMAQVGGVVLTQLPEVEGGLFMFAGIDKVRFRRQVVPGDQLVMSAELLCVKRRRFGKMQARAEVDGQLAAEGELMFSLVD
- the lpxA gene encoding acyl-ACP--UDP-N-acetylglucosamine O-acyltransferase translates to MKTLIHPTAVIHPGADLHPSVQVGPYAVIGEHVKVGSDTIIGAHVVLDGSTEIGVGNHIFPGAAIGLEPQDLKYKGAVSYVKIGDNNRIREYVTINRATGAGEATLIGNNNLLMAYAHVAHNCVIGDSVVIANAVAMAGHVHIESRATIGGVLGIHQFVHIGKLAMVGGMSRIDRDVPPYMLVEGNPAKVRSLNLIGLKRAGISELDDGKVFQTLKKAFRTLYRSGLTLNQALEKLDLLQDNEHLQHLRQFLQLSQMSGRRGLIPGRMDTRSDE
- the lpxB gene encoding lipid-A-disaccharide synthase, coding for MRSQEKRRVFISTGEVAGDLQGALLIAALQRQAARLGWELEIVALGGEKMAAAGATVLGDTSSIGSVGIFESLPFVLPTLQLQKRAIANLKQHPPDLVVLIDYAQPNLNIGSYLHRELPNVPIVYYIAPQVWVWAMNSRNTEQIVRITDKVLAIFPEEARYFEQHGGKVVWVGHPLVDRMQSAPSRDAARAALGIPAEQTAIALLPASRRQEIKYLLPVMLQAAKTLQDKLPQVHFWIPLSLEIYRQPIEEAIARYGLQATVRSSQTLEILAAADLAITKSGTVNLEIALLDVPQVVIYRVSPITAWIARHILKFSIPFMSPPNLVEMKPIVPELPQEQATPENIVQNALDMLLNPSRRQQILANYQQMRRALGEVGVCDRAAQEILQMLLK
- a CDS encoding DNA cytosine methyltransferase, with amino-acid sequence MSAIAQQLLATKTRPVAVDLFAGAGGFSLGIEQAGFDVLVAVEHDPIHACTYSFNFPLTQVLAADVRKMSGDVIREAATCAYRSHYPQAISSWDGRIDLVFGGPPCQGFSIMGKRSLDDERNNLVFHFYRLVTELSPSYFVMENVPGMAIGQYKLWCAQLKTQFEQAGYQVEVQILNAADFGVPQRRRRLFFLGSQQGVTPVSLPKPYSTLITVKDAIADLPDVEEFPELLFTDEVLLSDRHLLELQQKASDYTKLLRGEISSTDFSYRRAWNPQLLTSSMRTQHTANSIARFASMLPNQREPISHLRRLDLNGLSHTLRAGTGAERGSYTSPRPIHPTRSRVISVREAARLHSFPDWFRFHQTKWHGFRQVGNAVPPLLAQAIGRQAIAALEMNPSIPAVLLNLGSTQLLRFRSTEATSYWNLGCE